A genomic stretch from Peromyscus eremicus chromosome 6, PerEre_H2_v1, whole genome shotgun sequence includes:
- the Wdr47 gene encoding WD repeat-containing protein 47 isoform X1 yields the protein MTAEETVNVKEVEIIKLILDFLNSKKLHISMLALEKESGVINGLFSDDMLFLRQLILDGQWDEVLQFIQPLECMEKFDKKRFRYIILKQKFLEALCVNNAMSAEDEPQHLEFTMQEAVQCLHALEEYCPSKDDYSKLCLLLTLPRLTNHAEFKDWNPSTARVHCFEEVCVMVAEFIPADRKLSEAGFKASNNRLFQLVMKGLLYECCVEFCQSKATGEEITESEVLLGIDLLCGNGCDDLDLSLLSWLQNLPSSVFSCAFEQKMLNIHVDKLLKPTKAAYADLLTPLISKLSPYPSSPMRRPQSADAYMTRSLNPALDGLTCGLTSHDKRISDLGNKTSPMSHSFANFHYPGVQNLSRSLMLENTECHSIYEESPERSDTPVEAQQPVNSEPTCQGSGFEKEPANGAQNPVPAKQEKNELRDSTEQFQEYYRQRLRYQQHLEQKEQQRQIYQQMLLEGGVNQEDGPEQQQNLTEQFLNRSIQKLGELNIGMDSLGNEVPVLNQQCTGSKTNGSSSSSVTSFSTPPQDASQRLIHDTSNIHTSTPRHPGSTNHIPFLEESPCGSQNSSEHSVSKPSLGDSSGNLSRSKGEEDDKSKKQFICINTLEDTQAVRAVAFHPSGGLYAVGSNSKTLRVCAYPEKIDPSAHDVPKQPVVRFKRNKHHKGSIYCVAWSPCGQLLATGSNDKYVKVLPFNAETCNATGPDLEFSMHDGTIRDLAFMEGPESGGAILISAGAGDCNIYTTDCQRGQGLHALSGHTGHILALYTWSGWMIASGSQDKTVRFWDLRVPSCVRVVGTTFHGTGSAVASVAVDPSGRLLATGQEDSSCMLYDIRGGRMVQSYHPHSSDVRSVRFSPGAHYLLTGSYDMKIKVTDLQGDLTKQLPLMVVGEHKDKVIQCRWHTQDLSFLSSSADRTVTLWTYSG from the exons GTTTCGTTATATTATCCTGAAGCAGAAGTTTCTAGAAGCTTTGTGTGTTAACAATGCAATGTCTGCGGAAGATGAGCCCCAGCAT TTGGAATTTACCATGCAAGAAGCTGTCCAGTGTCTACATGCTCTAGAGGAGTACTGCCCTTCTAAAGATGATTACAGCAAGCTCTGTCTGCTCCTCACTTTGCCTCGTCTGACCAATCATGCTGAATTTAAGGACTGGAATCCCAGTACTGCACGAGTTCACTGCTTTGAAGAGGTCTGTGTCATGGTTGCAGAGTTCATCCCTGCCGACAGGAAGCTAAGTGAGGCTGGTTTTAAAGCAAGTAACAATCGCTTATTCCAGCTCGTAATGAAGGGCTTACTTTATGAATGCTGTGTAGAGTTTTGTCAGAGTAAAGCAACTGGTGAAGAAATCACAGAAAGTGAAGTACTTCTTGGCATTGACCTCTTGTGTGGCAACGGTTGTGATGATTTAGATCTGAGTTTATTGTCTTGGCTTCAGAATCTCCCTTCTTCAGTCTTTTCTTGTGCATTTGAACAGAAAATGCTTAATATTCATGTTGACAAACTCCTGAAACCTACGAAAGCTGCCTATGCTGATCTCTTGACTCCTCTTATAAGCAAACTTTCTCCCTACCCATCATCACCAATGAGAAGACCTCAATCAGCTGATGCCTATATGACTCGCTCCCTGAATCCTGCTTTAGATGGCCTCACATGTGGATTAACCAGTCATGATAAGAGAATCTCAGATCTTGGGAACAAAACTTCTCCAATGTCACACTCCTTTGCTAACTTCCATTATCCAGGAGTACAAAACCTTAGCAGAAGTCTCATGCTGGAGAATACAGAATGTCACAGTATCTATGAAGAATCTCCTGAACG AAGTGATACACCGGTTGAGGCCCAGCAGCCTGTCAACAGTGAGCCCACGTGCCAGGGTTCTGGTTTTGAAAAAGAGCCTGCCAACGGAGCACAGAATCCAGTACCGGCTAAACAAGAGAAAAACGAG cTTCGAGATTCCACTGAACAGTTTCAAGAATATTATAGGCAGAGATTACGCTATCAGCAGCATTTAGAACAGAAGGAGCAACAACGGCAGATATACCAGCAGATGTTACTGGAAGGAGGTGTGAACCAAGAGGACGGTCCTGAGCAGCAGCAGAATCTCACCGAACAGTTCCTTAATAG GTCTATTCAAAAGCTTGGTGAACTAAACATTGGAATGGATAGTCTTGGTAATGAGGTGCCAGTGCTCAACCAGCAGTGCACTGGGAGCAAAACCAATGGATCAAGTAGTTCTTCTGTGACTAGTTTTAGTACACCACCCCAAGATGCCAGCCAGAGGTTAATACACGATACTTCAAATATTCACACAAGCACTCCTCGTCATCCGGGATCAACAAATCACATCCCATTTCTTGAAGAATCaccttgtggaagccagaa CTCATCAGAACATTCTGTCAGTAAGCCATCTCTTGGAGATTCTTCAGGGAATCTATCAAGATCAAAAGGGGAAGAG GATGACAAGTCCAAAAAGCAGTTCATTTGTATTAATACTCTAGAAGACACACAAGCCGTTAGAGCAGTGGCTTTTCATCCAAGTGGTGGTTTATATGCAGTTGGTTCGAATTCAAAAACTCTGAGAGTATGTGCCTATCCTGAAAAAATTGATCCAAG tgcacATGACGTGCCTAAGCAGCCAGTGGTACGATTTAAAAGAAACAAGCATCATAAAGGATCCATTTATTGTGTGGCGTGGAGTCCTTGTGGACAGTTATTAGCAACTGGATCAAATGACAAATACGTGAAAGTGCTGCCCTTCAATGCAGAGACGTGTAACGCAACAG GACCAGATCTGGAATTTAGCATGCATGATGGGACAATCCGAGATTTGGCATTTATGGAAGGCCCGGAAAGTGGTGGAGCTATTTTAATAAGTGCTGGGGCAGGAGATTGTAACATTTACACAACAGACTGTCAAAGAGGACAGGGTCTTCATGCTTTGAGTGGACACACTG GGCATATCTTAGCACTTTATACCTGGAGTGGCTGGATGATTGCATCTGGTTCCCAGGATAAGACTGTTAGATTCTGGGATCTTCGAGTACCAAGCTGTGTTCGTGTGGTTGGCACAACATTCCATGGAACTG GCAGTGCCGTGGCCTCTGTGGCTGTGGATCCCAGTGGCCGTCTCTTAGCCACAGGTCAAGAAGACTCCAGCTGCATGCTGTATGACATAAGAGGAGGCAGAATGGTTCAGAGTTACCACCCTCATTCCAGTGATGTGCGCTCTGTTCGCTTCTCTCCTGGAGCCCACTACTTACTAACGGGCTCTTACGATATGAAAATCAAGGTGACAGACCTGCAAG GGGACCTCACCAAGCAGCTTCCTCTTATGGTGGTAGGGGAGCACAAGGACAAAGTGATCCAGTGCAGATGGCACACCCAGGACCTTTCCTTCCTGTCGTCTTCTGCAGACAGAACTGTCACCCTCTGGACTTACAGTGGCTAG
- the Wdr47 gene encoding WD repeat-containing protein 47 isoform X2: MTAEETVNVKEVEIIKLILDFLNSKKLHISMLALEKESGVINGLFSDDMLFLRQLILDGQWDEVLQFIQPLECMEKFDKKRFRYIILKQKFLEALCVNNAMSAEDEPQHLEFTMQEAVQCLHALEEYCPSKDDYSKLCLLLTLPRLTNHAEFKDWNPSTARVHCFEEVCVMVAEFIPADRKLSEAGFKASNNRLFQLVMKGLLYECCVEFCQSKATGEEITESEVLLGIDLLCGNGCDDLDLSLLSWLQNLPSSVFSCAFEQKMLNIHVDKLLKPTKAAYADLLTPLISKLSPYPSSPMRRPQSADAYMTRSLNPALDGLTCGLTSHDKRISDLGNKTSPMSHSFANFHYPGVQNLSRSLMLENTECHSIYEESPERDTPVEAQQPVNSEPTCQGSGFEKEPANGAQNPVPAKQEKNELRDSTEQFQEYYRQRLRYQQHLEQKEQQRQIYQQMLLEGGVNQEDGPEQQQNLTEQFLNRSIQKLGELNIGMDSLGNEVPVLNQQCTGSKTNGSSSSSVTSFSTPPQDASQRLIHDTSNIHTSTPRHPGSTNHIPFLEESPCGSQNSSEHSVSKPSLGDSSGNLSRSKGEEDDKSKKQFICINTLEDTQAVRAVAFHPSGGLYAVGSNSKTLRVCAYPEKIDPSAHDVPKQPVVRFKRNKHHKGSIYCVAWSPCGQLLATGSNDKYVKVLPFNAETCNATGPDLEFSMHDGTIRDLAFMEGPESGGAILISAGAGDCNIYTTDCQRGQGLHALSGHTGHILALYTWSGWMIASGSQDKTVRFWDLRVPSCVRVVGTTFHGTGSAVASVAVDPSGRLLATGQEDSSCMLYDIRGGRMVQSYHPHSSDVRSVRFSPGAHYLLTGSYDMKIKVTDLQGDLTKQLPLMVVGEHKDKVIQCRWHTQDLSFLSSSADRTVTLWTYSG, encoded by the exons GTTTCGTTATATTATCCTGAAGCAGAAGTTTCTAGAAGCTTTGTGTGTTAACAATGCAATGTCTGCGGAAGATGAGCCCCAGCAT TTGGAATTTACCATGCAAGAAGCTGTCCAGTGTCTACATGCTCTAGAGGAGTACTGCCCTTCTAAAGATGATTACAGCAAGCTCTGTCTGCTCCTCACTTTGCCTCGTCTGACCAATCATGCTGAATTTAAGGACTGGAATCCCAGTACTGCACGAGTTCACTGCTTTGAAGAGGTCTGTGTCATGGTTGCAGAGTTCATCCCTGCCGACAGGAAGCTAAGTGAGGCTGGTTTTAAAGCAAGTAACAATCGCTTATTCCAGCTCGTAATGAAGGGCTTACTTTATGAATGCTGTGTAGAGTTTTGTCAGAGTAAAGCAACTGGTGAAGAAATCACAGAAAGTGAAGTACTTCTTGGCATTGACCTCTTGTGTGGCAACGGTTGTGATGATTTAGATCTGAGTTTATTGTCTTGGCTTCAGAATCTCCCTTCTTCAGTCTTTTCTTGTGCATTTGAACAGAAAATGCTTAATATTCATGTTGACAAACTCCTGAAACCTACGAAAGCTGCCTATGCTGATCTCTTGACTCCTCTTATAAGCAAACTTTCTCCCTACCCATCATCACCAATGAGAAGACCTCAATCAGCTGATGCCTATATGACTCGCTCCCTGAATCCTGCTTTAGATGGCCTCACATGTGGATTAACCAGTCATGATAAGAGAATCTCAGATCTTGGGAACAAAACTTCTCCAATGTCACACTCCTTTGCTAACTTCCATTATCCAGGAGTACAAAACCTTAGCAGAAGTCTCATGCTGGAGAATACAGAATGTCACAGTATCTATGAAGAATCTCCTGAACG TGATACACCGGTTGAGGCCCAGCAGCCTGTCAACAGTGAGCCCACGTGCCAGGGTTCTGGTTTTGAAAAAGAGCCTGCCAACGGAGCACAGAATCCAGTACCGGCTAAACAAGAGAAAAACGAG cTTCGAGATTCCACTGAACAGTTTCAAGAATATTATAGGCAGAGATTACGCTATCAGCAGCATTTAGAACAGAAGGAGCAACAACGGCAGATATACCAGCAGATGTTACTGGAAGGAGGTGTGAACCAAGAGGACGGTCCTGAGCAGCAGCAGAATCTCACCGAACAGTTCCTTAATAG GTCTATTCAAAAGCTTGGTGAACTAAACATTGGAATGGATAGTCTTGGTAATGAGGTGCCAGTGCTCAACCAGCAGTGCACTGGGAGCAAAACCAATGGATCAAGTAGTTCTTCTGTGACTAGTTTTAGTACACCACCCCAAGATGCCAGCCAGAGGTTAATACACGATACTTCAAATATTCACACAAGCACTCCTCGTCATCCGGGATCAACAAATCACATCCCATTTCTTGAAGAATCaccttgtggaagccagaa CTCATCAGAACATTCTGTCAGTAAGCCATCTCTTGGAGATTCTTCAGGGAATCTATCAAGATCAAAAGGGGAAGAG GATGACAAGTCCAAAAAGCAGTTCATTTGTATTAATACTCTAGAAGACACACAAGCCGTTAGAGCAGTGGCTTTTCATCCAAGTGGTGGTTTATATGCAGTTGGTTCGAATTCAAAAACTCTGAGAGTATGTGCCTATCCTGAAAAAATTGATCCAAG tgcacATGACGTGCCTAAGCAGCCAGTGGTACGATTTAAAAGAAACAAGCATCATAAAGGATCCATTTATTGTGTGGCGTGGAGTCCTTGTGGACAGTTATTAGCAACTGGATCAAATGACAAATACGTGAAAGTGCTGCCCTTCAATGCAGAGACGTGTAACGCAACAG GACCAGATCTGGAATTTAGCATGCATGATGGGACAATCCGAGATTTGGCATTTATGGAAGGCCCGGAAAGTGGTGGAGCTATTTTAATAAGTGCTGGGGCAGGAGATTGTAACATTTACACAACAGACTGTCAAAGAGGACAGGGTCTTCATGCTTTGAGTGGACACACTG GGCATATCTTAGCACTTTATACCTGGAGTGGCTGGATGATTGCATCTGGTTCCCAGGATAAGACTGTTAGATTCTGGGATCTTCGAGTACCAAGCTGTGTTCGTGTGGTTGGCACAACATTCCATGGAACTG GCAGTGCCGTGGCCTCTGTGGCTGTGGATCCCAGTGGCCGTCTCTTAGCCACAGGTCAAGAAGACTCCAGCTGCATGCTGTATGACATAAGAGGAGGCAGAATGGTTCAGAGTTACCACCCTCATTCCAGTGATGTGCGCTCTGTTCGCTTCTCTCCTGGAGCCCACTACTTACTAACGGGCTCTTACGATATGAAAATCAAGGTGACAGACCTGCAAG GGGACCTCACCAAGCAGCTTCCTCTTATGGTGGTAGGGGAGCACAAGGACAAAGTGATCCAGTGCAGATGGCACACCCAGGACCTTTCCTTCCTGTCGTCTTCTGCAGACAGAACTGTCACCCTCTGGACTTACAGTGGCTAG